AGTTATTTTTTGTTAAGTTCAAAGAACCATTAAATACAAATGTCGATTTCATATCATTTGGATGCTTAAGAAATAGCGCTTTTTGACCATTTTCTAAAGTATTACTGCCTATTATTTCACCTTCGAATGGTGAAGTGATTTGCATAGGTTCAAAATTATTTTGAGGTTTGAATTTTAAAAGCATGACCTCATGACCAGAGCCTGTTTGACCTTCGGACTTGTTTTCGATTTCGAAAGTTTTTCCGCTGTTCATTGGCATCGGACCCATCGGCTTGATTTGTTTTTGCTGCGGACCAAATCTTTCAATGATCTGATCATAGATCATATCACCCAATCCTACGCCGCCAACGTTTGACCATTGCTCAACATAGTTATCATACATTTGATCTTTGTAGATTCTTTCGCCCATGGATTCGTTGACAAGCTCGCTCTTAGGAACTGCCTGTCTCATGGCATCGACCATTTGCTTTAAGAAAACTTGTTCATACATTTTCGCAGCTTCAAGAACTTTCGGATCACGCTTGTCAATGATCGCCGACTGCTGCTGTTCAGGAGATTGTGCTGATGGAGAAATTCCTTTTAACATTTTCGACTCTATTCATGTTAAAGGAAATGGGAAAAAAAGCGGGGTGGTTCGTTAGAGTGCGTACATCCTGTACTTTTCAAATCAACATCCGTGTCGACTCGTAGACTTTTCTTGTTTCCTGCTTAAGGGAAAGAATGTCATCCTTCCATGGCTCTGACCTCTAACTCCCCTACCCCAGAAGCCACATCCATGTGACTCCTATAACCCATATCCTATTTTAAATTACAAAAACTCGAATACCCTAATTAATAATTAAAAATTCTATAAAACTTCCAGATCCCCGTGCAAAGCTCCAGCTGCTTTGATGTTTTGAAGAATCGTGATCAGGTCTTTAGGAGAGATTCCTAGACCATTCAATGCATTCACTATGTCTCCTACACTCGCTTCGCCACCGAAAACTGCTGTGTTAGCAACTTTAGCAGCATTCGCTCCTTTGCCTTTTTCATCACCGATTTGTACAGAAATATTTCCGTGCGCGATTGCGATCTTAGAAATCTTCACCATTTCCCCAATGACAACTGTACCCGTTTTTTCGTTGATAACAACTTTTGCCCTCGCATCTGGATTCACATCAAGGCTTTCAATTGCTGCCATAAATTCCACAGCGTTCCCGTCGTAGTTTGGTGGAACAACTAAATCAATCGTTGCGCTGTCTTTTGCAACCGCGTACTTGCCACCCGTGTCTCTATTGATCACATGAGAAACTCTTGCCGCCGTTGTAAAATCTGGATTGTGCAAAGTCAGTCTCAACATTTTTCTTCCTGCAAATTCCATATCTAAATCTTTTTCGATGATCGCACCACTCGGAACACTCCCTACAGTCGTGTGAGCCTTGCCACCGTTTCCTGCCGAACCAATGATTAATGCACCTTGGGCAACGGCATACACTTCTTTATTCGCCGCTCTCAGTGGAGTTTGAATCAAAGTCCCTCCAGATAAACTTGAAGCATCGCCAATCGCATGAACGGTAACATCTAATTTATTTCCAGATCTTGCAAAAGCTGGAAGACTGGCCGTGATCATAACAGCAGCAACATTTTTGCTAGTGACTTGTTTCTCATCAAGTTTCACACCAACGATATCCAGCATTCTTGCCATACTCTTACTTGTGAACTCCGCGGCACCGTCGCCAGTTCCTGCCAAACCCACAACTAAACCATAACCAATCAATTGGTTTTCTCTCACACCTCTAATATTAGAGATATCTTTTAATCTTGCCGCCTGAGCATCCTCTCCGAATACTCCATGTAGCATCAAGAGGGCAATGACTACGATGAGGAAGTGATAATTTGTGCATATAAATTTTTTGAACCCAAATTTTTTCATGAGAAGAAGTACTCCCTAAATTGTAATAAAATTGCCATCGCTATAACGGTTGCTTGAATTGTAAAAAATTGGATCGCTGCTACGTTCATAGTGATTTCCCTTTGTTGTATCTCACGATATCGAATTTCGAATCTAACATTTTAGAAGAGTTCACATTATCATCCGCAACGTCTTGAGGTTTTACTAAACCTGTCACGATGGCCTTGTATTCTTTGGAGCCAATCATAAAATTTTGCGAACCCTTTACTCGGTAATTTCCATCAGGCAGACGCTCTACAATTCTTGTAGGAATTGTTTTTACATCGAAGTTTCCGCCGGCTCCCGCCAATTCTTCATCTTTTGTTTTTTCCGCTCCGCCGGCTGCAGCCGCAGCGTCTGGCTTCGCTGCTGGGTCTGCGGGTTTTGCAGCAGGATCAGTTGCCGCTGCATCTGCACCATCTGGTTTTGCAGCCGCTGGATCAGTAGAAGCTACTCCTCTTTGTTTCTTTTCAATTCTATTTGTTAATTCCTTAATCACTTGGGCTTTTGTAGAAAGTTGCTTTTCAGGTTGTCCATCAAGCACCACATTCAAAATATCTCCCGGAAGGCGAACTATATTTTGCGCAAATAAGTATGAATCCTGTCCTTCGTTCACCCAAAGAGATCCTGCATTGTCCGCGAATAACTCTTGGTCCTCGAATTGTTTCTTTGTCATTCTTTTATATTGTCTCTCACCATCGACTGGAAGATTATTTGTATCCGAGAACTTAACGGCATCGTCCTTAGGTTTTGCAACCACAGGTTTTTCTTCGCCTTCATTTAAAAAAGCTTTCCACTTTTTACCAAAGCTGGAGCAACCCGTGATCATCATCAAAGTGATTATCAAAATCTGTACCGTTATGATTCTTTGAAAAAACTTAGCCATTATTTAACCTCAACCATGCCATCATTGTTAATTACTCCAACAATGATTTTCTTTGTTGCCGGATTTAAAATCTTCACTGTATCCCCAATATAACCACTGTCTTGAGCAATTCCTGTTAAATGAATTCTCCATCCTTGGTTCTGAACTGTAACTTGGACAGGAGCTCCTCTTGTAAGTGCCATTTTCCTTTTGAGATTTCTGGTCCAGAGGATTTGGTTAGTTGATACACTTCCCGCAATTTCTGATCCGTAGAGTTCTTCCGCAGAGGGAATAATATCTCGGTTGAAGGTGATGTCTCTCTTTTCAAAGGAAACATCGTCTCTCTGGATTCTCTCACCGTATTGAAGATTTCTTTTAACAATTGGCACCTCTTTTAAAATTCTTAAATTTCCTTGTACAAATATTTTTCTCAAAAAATTATTATCTTTATATAAGTCGATAGAAATATTGAAGCTCCCTCTCGGGATGATTTGTGTATTTGAAACTGACCATGTAATCGATGGCCCAAGCTTTCCCGGATCTTGAAGTCTCAGTGAACTCACTTCCACATCGCACGGCGCACATGTACTTTGAACCCAAGAGATCATTCTTGATTTAACTTCTGTCGGCGTAAGACTTGTGCCTTTTCTAGAAACTTTTATTTCAGCAGGAATTTTTAAAGTGATCAGCGAGAGGTCGGATCGAAGATTGTATCTAATGATTTCCGATATTGCATAACTAGAAAAACTTCTAATTTCGCCTTCTTTCGGAGTATTACCAATAACTATAGTATTGAGCTTTGTTTGAAGCTCGGGAGATATGTTTTCAGTCTTAGTGATGTCGTTTAAAAAAATTTGTTCATTCTCAACATAAACTTGAGAAAGCACATCCATCCTTGCCTTTGCAGCAAATGCATTGAGCCCGAAGATCAGGATCAAGATAATAATAATTTTTCTACCAAATCTATCTATAAACAAAATGATTACCTCAAGTTATTCAATGATTGGAGCATTTGATCCGCAGCTTGAATTGCTTTTGAGTTCATCTCATAGCTTCTTTGTGCAGAAATCATGTTCACCATTTCTTCAACAATGTTAACATTGCTCGATTCAATTTGACCTTGTGCCAAATTACCTAAACCCGCCGTACCAGGTGCCCCTTGTGTTGGTTGCCCGCTCGCTGGCGTTGGCGAATATAGGTTTTTACCTAAAGATTTTAAACCTGCTGGATTGATAAAGTTCACAAGCTCAATCGTACCGATAGTTTGTGGCTCCTGGCTTCCAGAAACCGTGATTTGAACTTGTCCGTTAGGATCGATCTGAATTCCATTTGTAGAAGGGGGAATAGTAATTTCAGGAATCAAAGGCCTTCCATTTCTATCTACGATTCTACCGTTTGGATCTTTTTGGAAAGCACCGTCTCTCGTGTATGAAATTTGTCCGTCTTCACCCTGAATTGGGAAAAAGCCCGGTCCTTCGATCATGATATCGAGTGGTTTATTTGTCATTTTAGCGCTACCGATATCGAAATCTTTTTGTGTAGCGGCAGTCTTTACTCCAAGACCTGTTTGTACACCACTTGGTGAAACAGCATTCAGCCCTGTCGCGGCTCCTGGATCTTTAATGTTTTGATAGAGTAGATCTTCAAATTCAGCTCTAGATTTTTTGAATCCATGCGTGTTCACGTTAGCAATATTGTTGGATATCGTATCCATGTTATTTTGCTGCGCTTGCATGCCTGTAGCTGCTGTATTTAATGACTTAAACATCTCTGGTCTCCTTGTCCAGCCTACCGGCTGGCACTACTCACTACCTTAATTGCGGTACTGAATTCACTAATTTCTCATCCATTTCGTCGAATGCTTTCATTGCTTTCTGTGTATTCTCGAATGCTCTTGTCGTAGAGATCATATCTGTCATCTCTTTCACGATATTCACATTGCTACCTTCAAGTGCACCTTGATGAACCTTCACATTAGGATTTCTAATGATTGCGGGGTTCATATTTTCTTTTAATCCATATAAAGAGCCGCCACCTTTTCTCAAAGCTTGTGCAGGCTCCACTCCCACGATCGAAAGTTTTCCAATGTTTTGATTATTCTGAAAAATAGTTCCATCAGCCGTGATGTTTACACTTCCACCAGCGGTTAAACTCACTTGTCCGCCACCTTCTAAAAGTACGGGATGACCTTCCTTGGTCACCAGAGTCCCTTGATTATTGATCGAGAGAGATCCGTTTCGCGTCATGCGAGTACCCAAATTCGTTTGAACTTCTAGAAATCCATTTCCTTCGATTGCGATATCCAATGCTCCACCTGTAGGCTTGATTGGACCTTGAGAAAAATCCGTAAATGTTCCTGCTGTATCGACGAAAGACTTGTCGCCACCCGCAAGATCATAAAAACTTTCAATACTTGCTGTTACACGAGGAACGGTGTTTGCGTCCGGAGCTTTTTCATAAGCCGTGAGATATTCTTGAAAAACCTGTTGGTCTTTTTTGAAACCAGTCGTACCCACGTTAGCAAGATTATTGGCAATGGTTTCCATTTTCTGGTTTTGCGCCATCGCTCCGGATAATGCTGTGTAAATACCTTTTGTGCTCATGGTTCCCCTGCTAGCCTAGGACTCGCCAAAGCGAGTGCTGTAAACAAGTAGAGCAAGTCATATGCCACACAGGACTTTAGAATAAGTAAAAATTTTTGAAGCCCTCAGATCGAAATTACTTTGTTTATATTTAGATTTTCACACAACCTAGATGAACATCTAGAGTCAATATTTTGTCATTTCGTCAAAAGGATGGGTCAGTTTATTTTTTGAGCATCCTCTCTTAAAGTCTATAAGAAAAATGTAACTATCGACCTTTTGATGATTGAACAACATAATAGAAAAATGCGGTTACTAACGTTTTTGATTTTTATTCTCACATCTCAACTTAGTCTTACAACTGCTTATGCAGCTGTGAATAAGCCTGCCACAAGTCAAAATGCATTCATTTATACAAAACCAAATCTTAAAAAAATTGCCAATACACCAATTAAACCATCGGCTTCTCTCTCCGGCGATTCATTGGTTTTCGATTTGCCCATCACATATAACGACAAAGTAAAATACTGGATTAACTACTTTCAAACTATAGGTAAAAAAAGCTTTTCAACTTGGTTAGAAAGATCTCAGAGATATGTGCCAAAAATCCAAGGCATCTTTAAAGAAAAAGGATTGCCCTCTGACCTTGCGTATCTTGCCATGATTGAAAGTGGTTTTTCTCCGTTCGCCAATTCCGCAGCTCAGGCTGTGGGTTATTGGCAGTTCATTGCGCCAACAGCAGAACGCTATGGCTTAAAGGTCAGCTGGTGGTTGGACGAAAGACGCGACATACACAAGAGCACCTACGCCGCTGCAAAATATTTGACGGACATGAACAAGGTATTCAACAATTGGTATTTGTCTGCTGCTGGATACAACACTGGCGAAGCAAGAATTCAACGACTAATTAAGCGTCATAACTCAAAAAGCTTTTGGGATATTTCAGAATCTCTAGTTCAAGAAACAAAAGACTATGTTCCAAAATTAATCGCTGCCATCTTAATTGCAAAAGCTCCAAGCCTTTATGGATTTAGAGATTTAAAGTATAAAGACCCAATCCAATACGAATATTTTTGGGCACCAGGCGGAACTTCCATTCGAGAGCTAGCAAAAAATTTAAAATATTCTGAGAAAGAATTAAAGTACATGAACCCAGAATTGATCAAAGGCTTTATTCCAGATCAAGTCACCGGCCACAAAATCCGCATCCCCAAAGGCTCTCTCGCAAAAGTGGCTGCCTACTTCAAAAACCGCTATCAATAACGCACAAGCGACACAAAAAGGTGGGGACTACCTTTTGGTAGCAATACTGCATCAAAAATATTATTATTCTTTCTATGGCACTCATCGTTCAAAAGTACGGCGGAAATCTTTTATCGACTCCTGAAAAAGTCTTGGCCGTCGCTAATAAAATTAAAAAATTAATAGATGAAGGTGATCAAGTTGTTGCCGTGGTGAGCGCCATGGGAAAAACCACCGATGAATTGATCGACCTTGCATATAAAGTTTCTGCAAAACCCATTCGACGAGAATTGGATATGCTACTCAGCGTGGGCGAAAGAATTTCGATGTCACTTTTATCAATGGCATTGAACGATCTTAAGGTGCCTGCAAAAAGTTTTACCGGCAGCCAATCTGGAATTCTGACAGAGAGCGATCACACTCAAGCTAGAATCTATGACGTAAAGCCCATTCGCATCGAAGCCGAACTTGCAAAAAAGAGCATGATCATCATCGCGGGCTTTCAAGGCGTCTCGCACATGGAAAAAGAGATTACAACTCTCGGGCGTGGTGGAACAGATACTACTGCTGTGGCAATGAGCTATTCCCTAAAAGCAGATCGTTGCGAGATTATCAAAGAGGTGGGTGGAATTTATTCCGCAGACCCCGCACAAATTTCAAAAGCAAAACGTTACGAAGAATTAAATTACGATGTTGCCTTAGAAGCCACTTACTGGGGCGCAAAGATCTTGCACTTCCGCGCGGTGGAACTGGCGAAGAAATTGAATATTCCCATCCAAATAAAACATATCGATGACCCCAAGATCACAACAACCATCCGTGGAGATGTTAAAATGCTAGAGTCCCAAAAAATAATAACAATTTCATCCGTAAAAAATATCGCTGTATGCGAATTTTCAAGCGATCTCAAAAAAACGCTGAGTGAAGTCGGAGAATTCTTAAAAAAGAACACCCTACCTTGGCCACAGATCTTAGCCACAGAATCCACAGAAAATTCCACAAAATTATTTATCTCTTCAAGCGATGAATCTCTGAAAGTTGTAATTGGCGCCATCAAAGAATCGAAGTCATACAAAAACTGCGACGACCAACACTCAACCGTAACTGCAACTTGTTTTGGAAGCACAAACACAGATTTAAGTTTAAAAATTCTAGAGCAATTAGAAAAAAAGAATGTCCACGCAGAAAAAATATTTTACACCCCACAAAGTATCTCTGTATTGGTAAAATCAAAAGACAGAGACACCGCAATCAGTGCTCTCCACGAATTAGTTTAATTAAGAAAAATACAGTTCTGGATTGTCTGTAGTTCTTAAAAAATAATCAGCGATTAGATAATTTTTTTCTTCTTGCGTAAGATTTCCGTGATGACCGAGTTTTTTCATACGGTCTTGGTAGATATGATAAAAACTCACCGCCGCCGCCACAGAAATATTAAAGCTCTCCGCAAATCCCTGCATAGGAATAATGCATCGGACATCGGACATTTCTAAAATTTCTTTTGATACACCGTCTTTCTCATTCCCAAGTATCAATGCTGTTTTTTTACTGAAATCTACTGAGCTGATTGGAACCGCCGTATCATCCAAATGAGTTGAAACGATTTGATATCCGCGCGCTTTCAAATCTTTAGCGCAAGCCAAAGATTCTTTCCAGCGAATTACATTTAACCATTTGTCTGTGCCCTTAGATGTACGTTGTGAGATTTTATATTTAGGTTGATTCTCAACGAAATGAACTTCCTGCAATCCAAAGGCCTCTGCAGATCTTAAAACCGCGCTCACATTTCCCAGGTCATGAATTCCGTCCATCACAGGAATGATATCGTAAGTGCGTTTATCAACGACCTCACGTATACGTTCTTTTCTCTCAGGTGTGAGAAGTGACCCCATCTTTTCAATGATCTGTTCAGAGGTATATTCGTTACCTTTAATTTCAAAAGTTTTTCCGTTGAGCTTTACAGTTTTTCCAGATGGTTTCATGAACTATTTTTTCCTGAGTGTTTTAAAATCTTTCGATTCTCCTTTTAACTCAAGATAGTCAAAGAATTCAACCCTGTTTCGACCTTTTTTCTTGGCTTCGTACAAATACTCGTCAGCCTTGCGTACAAGATCCCTCGCATCGAGTTCCACGTCCGGGTGAGTGATAGCGACCCCTAAGCTGGCTGTTAATTTTATAGAATCATTCCCCGATTTAAAAAGTGTCTGTGTAATTTTCTCTCTTAGGCGATCTGCAAAAAGTATCGCTCCCTCATGGGAAGTTTCGGTAATGGCCACTAAAAATTCATCCCCACCATATCTGGCCGCGAAATCCACCTTACGAATATTCGCTCTGATGATCCTCCCCACTTCCGAAAGAACATAGCTCCCAAAAAGATGATCATGCTGATCGTTCACACTTTTGAAGTGATCCATGTCCATCATCACAATGGCCAGAACTTTTTTAAAGCGTTGCGATCTTACGATTTCATTTTCCAATCTTTGATAAATAGATCGCATATTAAAAAGACCCGTGAGGTCATCGATCTCTACAAGTTCTTTTAGTTTTTCGTTAGCAGCACGCAATTGGTCGTTCAAATCTTTTACACGAAGCTTGGCTTTGATTCTTGAGATCAATTCTTTGATATCGAAGGGTTTTCGAATGTAATCATCTGCACCGGAATCAAGACCACGAATCACATCTTCGGGCCTATCATTGGCCGATACAAAAATCACGGCCACGTAGGAAAGTTTTTGACGTAAAAGATCTAGGGTTTCGATTCCACTGATTCCTGGCATGTTGACATCCAAGATCAGAAGATGCGGAGGATTATCTTCGATAGCCTGTAATGCTTTTTCGCCGCAATCCACCGTCGTCACATTGTAGCCTTCGTATTCTAACGTTTTCCTAACAAATTTTAGATGATCTTTGTCATCATCTACTACCATGATTTTTCGTGTAGAATTGGAAGGCTTTAAATCTTTATCAAACATCTCTTTATTTTGCCTGATTTGGATAGATTTTTAAATTTATTTTTAAGCTGGCCTAAGGTCAAAAACACTGTTAAGTTTTCCATATTATTAAGCTTTAACTTAAAGCGGGAAATAAAACGGGAAAAAGATGGCTTACGATCATGTTGGTATAGAACAAAAATGGCAAAAACTCTGGGAAGACCAAGGCGCTTTCAAGGCAAAACTCGATAAAACTAAGCCTAAATATTACGCTCTAGACATGTTCCCTTACCCTTCAAGCAACGGTCTTCATGTCGGCCATCCAGAAGGTTACACCGCAACCGATATCGTTTCTCGCTACAAAAGAGCAAAAGGTTTTAACGTTCTCCATCCCATGGGTTGGGATGCTTTCGGATTGCCTGCAGAACAATATGCAATTCAAACCGGAGTTCATCCCGAGATCACCACAGCCAAAGCAATGGAGAATTTCAAAAGGCAACTTTCATCTTTTGGATTCAGTTATGATTGGTCACGAGAAATTTCTACATGCGATCCCAAATATTACAAATGGACCCAATTTATTTTCCTAAAACTTTTTGAAAAAGGCTTAGCCTACCAAAAAGAAGTTCCGGTGAATTGGTGTCCGGCTTTGAAAACAGTTTTAGCCAACGAAGAAGTGGTTGATGGAAAATCCGAGCGCGGCGGACATCCTGTAGTGAGAATGCCGATGAAGCAATGGATGTTGAAAATTACATCCTACGCAGAACGTTTGATCACGGACCTTGATAAAGTGGATTGGCCAGAAAGAACAAAAGAAGCTCAGAAAAATTGGATCGGGAAATCAGAGGGCGCGCAAGTTCACTTCAACGTTGAGAATTCTCAACATTCTATCGAAGTCTTCACCACTCGTCCTGACACACTTTTCGGCGCTACATTTATGGTGCTCGCACCTGAACATCCACTCGTAGAACAGATCACTCAAAGCGAATACAAAGATTCCGTAAAAAAATACAAAGAACAAGCTTCCGGTAAATCCGATATCGATAGACAGGCAAATAAAGATAAAACGGGTGTCTTCACAGGAAGCTATGCTACAAATCCATCGAACAACAAAAAAATACCAATTTGGATTGCGGACTACGTACTCATGGGTTACGGAACTGGCGCTATCATGGCCGTCCCAGGACATGACGAAAGAGATTTTGAATTTGCACAAAAGCACGGAATAAAAATCATTCGCGTGATCGAATCCGAAACCGATCTTCCGTACACTGGTGATGGAAAATACGTCAACTCAGAATTCTTAAATGATTTAACATCGACCAAAGATGCCGTTAGCAAAATGAATAATTTCCTAGAAGAAAAAGGAATCGGCAAAAAAACAATTCAGTACAAACTCAGAGATTGGTTATTTAGCCGTCAAAGATATTGGGGCGAACCATTCCCAATTGTTCACTATCCTGAAAAAGGTTTAAAAGGAGT
The Bdellovibrionota bacterium DNA segment above includes these coding regions:
- a CDS encoding rod-binding protein, with the protein product MLKGISPSAQSPEQQQSAIIDKRDPKVLEAAKMYEQVFLKQMVDAMRQAVPKSELVNESMGERIYKDQMYDNYVEQWSNVGGVGLGDMIYDQIIERFGPQQKQIKPMGPMPMNSGKTFEIENKSEGQTGSGHEVMLLKFKPQNNFEPMQITSPFEGEIIGSNTLENGQKALFLKHPNDMKSTFVFNGSLNLTKNNFGPGEHIGTVSPESNEFLWKLEGKKV
- a CDS encoding flagellar basal body P-ring protein FlgI, coding for MKKFGFKKFICTNYHFLIVVIALLMLHGVFGEDAQAARLKDISNIRGVRENQLIGYGLVVGLAGTGDGAAEFTSKSMARMLDIVGVKLDEKQVTSKNVAAVMITASLPAFARSGNKLDVTVHAIGDASSLSGGTLIQTPLRAANKEVYAVAQGALIIGSAGNGGKAHTTVGSVPSGAIIEKDLDMEFAGRKMLRLTLHNPDFTTAARVSHVINRDTGGKYAVAKDSATIDLVVPPNYDGNAVEFMAAIESLDVNPDARAKVVINEKTGTVVIGEMVKISKIAIAHGNISVQIGDEKGKGANAAKVANTAVFGGEASVGDIVNALNGLGISPKDLITILQNIKAAGALHGDLEVL
- a CDS encoding flagellar basal body L-ring protein FlgH; protein product: MAKFFQRIITVQILIITLMMITGCSSFGKKWKAFLNEGEEKPVVAKPKDDAVKFSDTNNLPVDGERQYKRMTKKQFEDQELFADNAGSLWVNEGQDSYLFAQNIVRLPGDILNVVLDGQPEKQLSTKAQVIKELTNRIEKKQRGVASTDPAAAKPDGADAAATDPAAKPADPAAKPDAAAAAGGAEKTKDEELAGAGGNFDVKTIPTRIVERLPDGNYRVKGSQNFMIGSKEYKAIVTGLVKPQDVADDNVNSSKMLDSKFDIVRYNKGKSL
- the flgA gene encoding flagellar basal body P-ring formation chaperone FlgA is translated as MFIDRFGRKIIIILILIFGLNAFAAKARMDVLSQVYVENEQIFLNDITKTENISPELQTKLNTIVIGNTPKEGEIRSFSSYAISEIIRYNLRSDLSLITLKIPAEIKVSRKGTSLTPTEVKSRMISWVQSTCAPCDVEVSSLRLQDPGKLGPSITWSVSNTQIIPRGSFNISIDLYKDNNFLRKIFVQGNLRILKEVPIVKRNLQYGERIQRDDVSFEKRDITFNRDIIPSAEELYGSEIAGSVSTNQILWTRNLKRKMALTRGAPVQVTVQNQGWRIHLTGIAQDSGYIGDTVKILNPATKKIIVGVINNDGMVEVK
- the flgG gene encoding flagellar basal-body rod protein FlgG produces the protein MFKSLNTAATGMQAQQNNMDTISNNIANVNTHGFKKSRAEFEDLLYQNIKDPGAATGLNAVSPSGVQTGLGVKTAATQKDFDIGSAKMTNKPLDIMIEGPGFFPIQGEDGQISYTRDGAFQKDPNGRIVDRNGRPLIPEITIPPSTNGIQIDPNGQVQITVSGSQEPQTIGTIELVNFINPAGLKSLGKNLYSPTPASGQPTQGAPGTAGLGNLAQGQIESSNVNIVEEMVNMISAQRSYEMNSKAIQAADQMLQSLNNLR
- the flgF gene encoding flagellar basal-body rod protein FlgF, with product MSTKGIYTALSGAMAQNQKMETIANNLANVGTTGFKKDQQVFQEYLTAYEKAPDANTVPRVTASIESFYDLAGGDKSFVDTAGTFTDFSQGPIKPTGGALDIAIEGNGFLEVQTNLGTRMTRNGSLSINNQGTLVTKEGHPVLLEGGGQVSLTAGGSVNITADGTIFQNNQNIGKLSIVGVEPAQALRKGGGSLYGLKENMNPAIIRNPNVKVHQGALEGSNVNIVKEMTDMISTTRAFENTQKAMKAFDEMDEKLVNSVPQLR
- a CDS encoding lytic transglycosylase domain-containing protein; the protein is MRLLTFLIFILTSQLSLTTAYAAVNKPATSQNAFIYTKPNLKKIANTPIKPSASLSGDSLVFDLPITYNDKVKYWINYFQTIGKKSFSTWLERSQRYVPKIQGIFKEKGLPSDLAYLAMIESGFSPFANSAAQAVGYWQFIAPTAERYGLKVSWWLDERRDIHKSTYAAAKYLTDMNKVFNNWYLSAAGYNTGEARIQRLIKRHNSKSFWDISESLVQETKDYVPKLIAAILIAKAPSLYGFRDLKYKDPIQYEYFWAPGGTSIRELAKNLKYSEKELKYMNPELIKGFIPDQVTGHKIRIPKGSLAKVAAYFKNRYQ
- a CDS encoding aspartate kinase; the encoded protein is MALIVQKYGGNLLSTPEKVLAVANKIKKLIDEGDQVVAVVSAMGKTTDELIDLAYKVSAKPIRRELDMLLSVGERISMSLLSMALNDLKVPAKSFTGSQSGILTESDHTQARIYDVKPIRIEAELAKKSMIIIAGFQGVSHMEKEITTLGRGGTDTTAVAMSYSLKADRCEIIKEVGGIYSADPAQISKAKRYEELNYDVALEATYWGAKILHFRAVELAKKLNIPIQIKHIDDPKITTTIRGDVKMLESQKIITISSVKNIAVCEFSSDLKKTLSEVGEFLKKNTLPWPQILATESTENSTKLFISSSDESLKVVIGAIKESKSYKNCDDQHSTVTATCFGSTNTDLSLKILEQLEKKNVHAEKIFYTPQSISVLVKSKDRDTAISALHELV
- a CDS encoding RNA methyltransferase, giving the protein MKPSGKTVKLNGKTFEIKGNEYTSEQIIEKMGSLLTPERKERIREVVDKRTYDIIPVMDGIHDLGNVSAVLRSAEAFGLQEVHFVENQPKYKISQRTSKGTDKWLNVIRWKESLACAKDLKARGYQIVSTHLDDTAVPISSVDFSKKTALILGNEKDGVSKEILEMSDVRCIIPMQGFAESFNISVAAAVSFYHIYQDRMKKLGHHGNLTQEEKNYLIADYFLRTTDNPELYFS
- a CDS encoding diguanylate cyclase, with amino-acid sequence MFDKDLKPSNSTRKIMVVDDDKDHLKFVRKTLEYEGYNVTTVDCGEKALQAIEDNPPHLLILDVNMPGISGIETLDLLRQKLSYVAVIFVSANDRPEDVIRGLDSGADDYIRKPFDIKELISRIKAKLRVKDLNDQLRAANEKLKELVEIDDLTGLFNMRSIYQRLENEIVRSQRFKKVLAIVMMDMDHFKSVNDQHDHLFGSYVLSEVGRIIRANIRKVDFAARYGGDEFLVAITETSHEGAILFADRLREKITQTLFKSGNDSIKLTASLGVAITHPDVELDARDLVRKADEYLYEAKKKGRNRVEFFDYLELKGESKDFKTLRKK
- the leuS gene encoding leucine--tRNA ligase gives rise to the protein MAYDHVGIEQKWQKLWEDQGAFKAKLDKTKPKYYALDMFPYPSSNGLHVGHPEGYTATDIVSRYKRAKGFNVLHPMGWDAFGLPAEQYAIQTGVHPEITTAKAMENFKRQLSSFGFSYDWSREISTCDPKYYKWTQFIFLKLFEKGLAYQKEVPVNWCPALKTVLANEEVVDGKSERGGHPVVRMPMKQWMLKITSYAERLITDLDKVDWPERTKEAQKNWIGKSEGAQVHFNVENSQHSIEVFTTRPDTLFGATFMVLAPEHPLVEQITQSEYKDSVKKYKEQASGKSDIDRQANKDKTGVFTGSYATNPSNNKKIPIWIADYVLMGYGTGAIMAVPGHDERDFEFAQKHGIKIIRVIESETDLPYTGDGKYVNSEFLNDLTSTKDAVSKMNNFLEEKGIGKKTIQYKLRDWLFSRQRYWGEPFPIVHYPEKGLKGVPVNELPVLLPKVANYEPTENAESPLANNKEWLDYKGEAIRETDTMPGSAGSSWYFLRYTDPQNDNEPFSFDAQSYWMPVDLYLGGAEHTVGHLLYSRFWQKVMFDAGMVTHEEPFHKLVHQGMILGGDGEKMSKSRGNVINPDDVTHKHGADSLRMYLMFMGPLDRDKPWQDSGIDGVRRFLDRVWRLCWDEINNKPIFTNIEPSPEIQKILHKTIKKVTEDIESLSFNTAISQMMILVNEIYKTENRPVSVLKTLSQLLMPFAPHIAEELWSLLGGSGLVSLAPWPAFDPKLVIDDTISMGVQVNGKTRGSIEIPTNASEDIAVKAAQEIAAVQNALNGLTIQKVIYKVGKILNIIAK